The Ziziphus jujuba cultivar Dongzao chromosome 12, ASM3175591v1 sequence aatttttggaagattatattatttttgataatttttttaaaaaacactgattttaataatttttgaagaaaatattatttttcttgttggCAGAAGTTTTCATCTTCTCCATATCCAAGAGGTGAGCTCCTCATAGCCTCCTAAATCTTTaggttaataattaaaaaagaaagaaaaacagggTCAGAAGGACGTCAGTGTGCATCCTCTAATGCCAAATCGGCCTCCATCCTTAAGAGCTTTCCCTCCTTCATCCAGTGGTttttaaatgatgatttttcgataaaaaaaaaagttatgtggCTGCTGTAATTTTTgtgggaagaagaaaaagaaccaAAGGGAGAGAGAAGTAAGATGGCGTAGGATTTGTGTGATGTAATTTACCTTGATGAGAAaagatgatatatatttatgtattgatGGGAGAGTTTAGATTTAATTGATTTAACTCTACTTCATGGATTTATGACATATGTCATAGGGTCCAAAACTATGGGAATAAAGATAAAAGTAGATATTACAATGAGTCATATTCAATCGTATTTGTGTCGTATAGTATtgtatttgtattaaatttagTAAATTTGAAAATGAGTAGTTAAACTTTTATgtggaaataaataatttaaaatttatttattaaattatcatataatttgttattgatTTCGTTAGTCCGTTGAGAATATATAcaactttaaaaatttatatttaatttagatttcaattgataaaataatttttacttttaaaattttacaaatatattggtttgtttttagatttttaaaaaattaaatcaaaaagtAACAAAtcaatatatgtttaaataataaattaaatatttttaatattataaaatttacaaaattataaaattatacctTTTTAATGGGTTTAATAAATCTATcatatattatcttattttatctactaaaatttattaaatacgATATTATcaaccaaaattaataaaaataagagagGTAAAACCCATATGCGATATTTCTCCTCCCACCTCAAGTGACCAATGAGTAAAACATGGAATGGTTCTTCATAGATGACAATTGGGCTTGGATTAGTGTCATACTTGGGTCATTACTGATTTGAGCTCTTGGTCGTCCCTACATGATGGGCttaattaagtaaaaaatatattctcataacaatttttaatattttttgaaaaatttttattttttatattttgaagaaaatattatttttaataattttttgagcaaaatattattttcaatatttgttttgaataaatattatatctaatatttagaaaataaaaaataaaataaaaaacctttgGATTACCTTATTTGGAAAATAGAATAATGgattatcaaattaaaataatttttgcatttaattGGTTCAAAGGGATAATGCATAATATATGACTGTAATTCAAAATGCTGGATTTATACCATGGAGCAAACTTCTAGTACTCTTGGAATTTTGGCACTCCCTATTGACATTCAAAATGAGACTCGCATGTTAGGTCGGCTTCAAGtcttttagatattttatatgcatTTGCATACAAAATTATAGTCTTTGCATCTAGATCTGTGACATGTGTAATGACTGGTAAATACACTAATCTTGACTTCCAGGGGTTTCAAAAATCAGCTTTCTATAAAGATTTGTAATTTTCCAGAGAAAATTATAATAGAAAAACGAGtgagaaaattataataaagaaaACGATCAAGTGGGGTCAGAGAAAGAAGAacgaattctttttatttatttattttaatgaaaccTTGTCATTCCAGAAAATCTCAGGTTTTCCACCACATTCAACGCAGGAAAATATGAAATATCATCGTGTCAGCAGAGACCAAAACCAGCGTAAAAACTTGGACTTTATTCGAAATCATGCaaaatgtttttctttcttttttttttaaaaaatttttcaaaGCTCTGTGTTCTTTTTTTCCAAAGCTCTGTGTTTTTTAATCAtgtaaaatctttttttaaaaaaaaaagaaaatcttgtaAGTGTGAaaaatcttatttaatttttcaaagctCTGGGTTTAATATTCTATGTTGTTGTTCTTTCAACATGAAACTTAAAACCcacatcaattttcttttaaaaatgtattCTTTCTGTTTGAATCAAATACCATGAAGAACTTCTTATTTCTCGAAATTACAACAACAAAAGGTGGTTGAAAAATCCACAtagtttgaaatataaaataccCACATCGGTCACTTTCTTCCTACTCTGCCTCCAATAATTCATATGCTCTGTGTCTAATATCTATtagtttttaataatataaattttagaaaatctcgaatctttttttttttaaaaaaagatttggTTGGCTTGCAAATTTTGAAATGTAAAAGGTAGCCTGGTCATGTTTTCCAATGCAGAAGAAACCAAATACACTGTTTTCTCTTTTCCATGTGTTTGCTGACGTGGCTTGAAATGATACGAGGTATAAGCAAAGAATTAgaagagaagggaaaaaaataaataaataaaaaataacccagtaaaagatttttctatatatatgccAAAAAACACAAGTTCGTTATGTGAATAGAAAAAAAGTTTACAGAAAGATGAATACAATGAGAGACATTGTCATTCTTTTCTCAAGCTTTCTTTGTCTGTGTTTCTCTTTAGCTCTCATCAAGATCTTTCATAGACTGTGGTGGAGCCCAGTTCGTTTACAGTATTTGATGGGTTTGCAAGGAATCAAAGGACCTTCTTACAGATTCATCCATGGAAACAACCAAGAAATGTTGAGCATAAAAAAGGAAGCCATGGCTAAACCTATGCTGGGTTTATCACATGATATATATCATAAGGTTCAGCCTCATATTCACTTATGGACCAATTTGTATGGTAATGATCAACTCTTTCTACTCTCTGGTTCCTTAGTTTTGATTTTACTTATAGTGTATATAAATCATTTTAGGTGTACCTAGTATAAGTTTAAGCCTTTAGGAAAAGCAGTCCTTTAATGTCAAAATACATGTTTGCTATGGGTCTACCTTCTATAAAATCTGAAACTTTTAAGAAAAGTAATAGTtcaatatattatcataattgtaGGTCCTGATGTCATTTAAAAATGGTTGCTTTACCAcagtttttccaaaaattattcACTTTCATGAGTTCCATATTGGGCCCTGTTTCTTGTTCAAATTTTGGATTTAAAAGTAAGCAACCTAAAAACATAGCAGGCAATTTTACATTTTGGTTCCAATATGCGGACTGTATGGTATGCCCTACATGTTGAGGTCTTCACATGCAGAGAAAGTGGATGGCCCATAATTTTATGTTTGGGATTCCAAATCCAATATGCAGCctacaaatataaaaagtagTACTTTAACATATTTTGATGTTCTACATTACAGGAAagaacttcattcaatggtatGGTCCCCAAGCTCAATTCATCATTACAGAACCAGAGTTGATCAAGGAGATATTGAATGACAGAGATGGTGTTTATCCAAAAACAGAGATCAATGCTCACTATAAGAAGAAGATATTTGGAGATGGACTTGGTACATCTAAAGGTGAAAAATGGGTCAAAATGAGAAAACTGGCCAATCATGCCTTTCATGCAGAAAGCTTGAAAGTAAGCGCTCTCTGTTTTTACTACATAATATTGCTAAAAGACTAGCAGATTCTTGGTAAGTAAATGATTTTTCAAACATGTATAGGGTATGATTCCGGCGATGGTAGCTAGCATGGAGCCGATGCTAGAgaaatggaaaaatcatgaaGGCAAAGAGATTGAGGTTTTTGAAGAATTCAGGTTGTTGACTTCAGAAATTATTTCCAGGACTGCATTTGGTAGCAGTTACTTAGAAGGAAAGAACATTTTTGAGATGTTGAAGAAGTTGACATTTTTAGTATCCAAAAATGTATACAAACTAAGTTTTCCGGGAATCGAGTAAGCTTCTCTaagaattttgtttatttaagttTCTTTCTCTTAGTCTTGATATGCACAATAAGCtggttttctataaaaaaaaaaaatctatctatattttatttgcaGTAAACTGATTAAATCTGAAGACCAGATAGAATTAGAGAAGCTCGAGAAGGATATACGTCATTccattatacaaataataaagaaaagagaagagaaagcaATGGAAGAAGATCAAAAAGACAGTTTTGGAAATGATTTTCTCGGAATATTGCTTAAGGCTCACCATGATGCTAATGAAAAGCAG is a genomic window containing:
- the LOC125418695 gene encoding cytochrome P450 CYP749A22-like; protein product: MNTMRDIVILFSSFLCLCFSLALIKIFHRLWWSPVRLQYLMGLQGIKGPSYRFIHGNNQEMLSIKKEAMAKPMLGLSHDIYHKVQPHIHLWTNLYGKNFIQWYGPQAQFIITEPELIKEILNDRDGVYPKTEINAHYKKKIFGDGLGTSKGEKWVKMRKLANHAFHAESLKGMIPAMVASMEPMLEKWKNHEGKEIEVFEEFRLLTSEIISRTAFGSSYLEGKNIFEMLKKLTFLVSKNVYKLSFPGIDKLIKSEDQIELEKLEKDIRHSIIQIIKKREEKAMEEDQKDSFGNDFLGILLKAHHDANEKQRISVDNVVDECKTFYFAGQETSNTLLTWAVFLLAVHTDWQEEARKEVVSLFGQQIPTPDGITKLKIMSMIINETLRLYPPVIGILRKVEKGVKLGKLILPPNMLLYMSNLAIHHDPKIWGEDVHLFKPERFSEGIAKATKNNIAAYFPFGIGPRTCVGFNFSFTEAKIALAMILQRYSFTLSPTYIHSPSQLITLRPQHGLQVMLHSV